The genomic stretch TACTAAAACGTAAAATATTGCTCCAACAAAAAATCCTGAAGAAATGCTATAAGTTAGAGGAATCAAAAAGAATATTAAAAAGCTAGAAATATTTTCTCTAATATTAGAGAAATCAATTTTTATTAGTTCTTTACACATTGAAAATCCCACATATATTAGAGCCGCGGCAGTTGCACTAGCAGGAACAGCAATAAAAAGGGGAGCAAAAAAAACTGCAACTAAAAATAATAATCCAGTTACAATTGAAGTAAGTCCTGTTTTGCCACCTTCGGCAATTCCTGTAAAACTTTCAATATAAGTAGTAACAGTAGAAACTCCCATTATTGCTCCAAAAGTAGTAGCAATGCCATCGACTAGTAGTATTTTTTTTGCATTAGGAATTTTTCCGTTTTTATCCAACATACCACCTTTTGTTGTAACACTTATTAAAATACCTACAGTATCAAATAAATCATTGAACAAGAGAATAAAAACTATTGATATAAAAGTCCAAAAATGCTCACTCAAAACATAAGAAAAATCCAATTGATTAAATATTGGCCGAATAGATTCAAATTTTAGAACCCCATTGGGAAGATGTATTCCAATAGATTTGGCGCCATCTAAAT from Borreliella afzelii encodes the following:
- a CDS encoding solute carrier family 23 protein; its protein translation is IGSFIDLKVLFTFLGLFFIVIFEQLNVRGSILWAISIVTLVAWTYAIFNLDGAKSIGIHLPNGVLKFESIRPIFNQLDFSYVLSEHFWTFISIVFILLFNDLFDTVGILISVTTKGGMLDKNGKIPNAKKILLVDGIATTFGAIMGVSTVTTYIESFTGIAEGGKTGLTSIVTGLLFLVAVFFAPLFIAVPASATAAALIYVGFSMCKELIKIDFSNIRENISSFLIFFLIPLTYSISSGFFVGAIFYVLVNLSFNLFSKEKIKISPIMLILCLIFIIKFIYGY